The following proteins are encoded in a genomic region of Grus americana isolate bGruAme1 chromosome 5, bGruAme1.mat, whole genome shotgun sequence:
- the DTD2 gene encoding D-aminoacyl-tRNA deacylase 2, protein MAAAGPALARALLQQCVSARLQVKPPERGAEAEWVEIQRGLVIYICFFKGADEDLIPKIVNMLLNVKLSENESGEYVSVLDLPGDVLIIPQATLGGKLKGRKMQYHANIEKEKGLELYSQFVTLCEKELAANTKCMEAGALVKHGTYGNRQVLKLDTNGPYTHLIEF, encoded by the exons atggcggcggcggggccggcacTGGCTCgggccctgctgcagcagtgcGTGTCCGCCCGGCTGCAGGTGAAGCCGCCCGAGCGCGGCGCGGAGGCCGAGTGGGTGGAG ATCCAGAGAGGGCTTGTTATCTACATATGCTTCTTCAAAGGTGCTGATGAGGATCTCATTCCAAAAATTG tcaATATGCTGTTGAATGTTAAACTAAGTGAAAATGAAAGCGGCGAGTACGTTTCTGTTCTTGATTTACCAGGCGATGTGCTAATCATACCACAAGCTACCCTAGGCGGTAAactgaagggaagaaagatgCAGTACCATGCAaacattgaaaaagaaaaagggctgGAACTTTATTCTCAGTTTGTGACTTTGTGTGAAAAAGAACTTGCTGCCAACACCAAATGCATGGAAGCAGGTGCTCTTGTCAAGCACGGCACATACGGAAACAGGCAGGTGTTAAAACTGGATACAAATGGACCTTACACTCATCTGATTgaattttga